Proteins encoded by one window of Opitutia bacterium:
- a CDS encoding Rrf2 family transcriptional regulator, with protein sequence MKIPVKLDYTCRILCELARHYDGGEPVRIDDLSEVEAVPANFLAQILGELKNAKLVVSRRGVQGGFLLARAPDQITLFDIVQAIEGDLMELSGNFDGKSGRRMKQIWNEIRGVAVERARAHTLDKMAAKTEAEMYYI encoded by the coding sequence GTGAAGATTCCGGTCAAACTCGACTATACCTGTCGCATCCTGTGCGAACTCGCGCGTCACTACGATGGCGGCGAGCCCGTCCGCATCGACGACTTGTCGGAAGTCGAGGCGGTGCCGGCGAACTTTCTCGCGCAGATTCTCGGCGAGTTGAAGAACGCGAAGCTGGTCGTGAGCCGTCGTGGCGTGCAAGGCGGCTTCCTGCTCGCGCGCGCCCCGGACCAGATCACGCTGTTCGACATCGTGCAGGCCATCGAAGGCGACTTGATGGAGCTGAGCGGGAATTTCGACGGCAAATCCGGCCGGCGCATGAAGCAGATCTGGAACGAGATTCGCGGCGTCGCCGTTGAGCGCGCCCGCGCTCATACGCTGGACAAGATGGCTGCGAAGACCGAGGCCGAGATGTATTACATCTGA
- the cysD gene encoding sulfate adenylyltransferase subunit CysD has product MSASAAAAARAGSAASARPASYHLDHLDWLETEAIHVMREVAGEFDRPAILFSGGKDSICLLRLAEKAFRPSELPMPLLNVDTGHHFPELNDFRDRRAKQLEARLIVRTVEDAIAKGIATPAKGEISRNRLQIPTLLAAVEEFRFDCLIGGARRDEEKARAKERFFSYRDQFGQWDPKNQRPELWNLYNARLSPGENMRVFPLSNWTELDVWEYIRRERLEVPTIYFSHRRSCVRRGGQWLPVTDLVPPQPGERVEELRVRVRTIGDIISTGMIESPADHVDDIIAEVAAARVTERGSRADDRASEAAMEDRKKAGYF; this is encoded by the coding sequence ATGAGCGCGTCCGCTGCCGCCGCCGCTCGTGCCGGCTCCGCTGCCTCGGCTCGCCCGGCGAGCTACCACCTTGACCACCTCGACTGGCTCGAGACCGAGGCGATCCACGTCATGCGTGAAGTCGCGGGCGAGTTCGACCGGCCGGCGATTCTGTTTTCCGGCGGCAAGGACTCGATCTGCCTCCTGCGGCTCGCGGAAAAAGCGTTTCGTCCGTCGGAGCTGCCGATGCCGCTGCTCAACGTCGACACCGGGCACCATTTCCCGGAGCTGAACGATTTTCGCGACCGTCGCGCGAAGCAGCTCGAGGCGCGCCTCATCGTGCGCACCGTCGAAGACGCGATTGCCAAAGGCATCGCGACGCCCGCGAAGGGTGAGATTTCGCGCAATCGCCTCCAGATTCCCACGCTGCTCGCGGCAGTGGAGGAGTTCCGCTTCGACTGCTTGATCGGTGGCGCGCGACGCGACGAGGAGAAGGCCCGCGCGAAGGAGCGGTTCTTCAGCTACCGCGACCAGTTCGGCCAGTGGGACCCGAAGAACCAGCGGCCCGAACTCTGGAATCTCTACAACGCGCGCCTCAGCCCGGGCGAAAACATGCGCGTGTTTCCGCTCAGCAACTGGACCGAGCTCGACGTCTGGGAATACATCCGGCGCGAGCGGCTCGAGGTGCCGACTATCTATTTCAGCCACCGTCGTAGTTGTGTGCGTCGTGGCGGCCAATGGTTGCCGGTCACGGATTTGGTGCCTCCTCAGCCCGGAGAACGGGTCGAGGAACTCCGCGTCCGCGTCCGCACCATTGGCGATATTATTTCCACCGGCATGATCGAGTCGCCGGCCGACCACGTCGACGACATCATCGCCGAGGTTGCCGCCGCGCGCGTCACCGAGCGCGGCTCGCGCGCCGACGACCGCGCCTCCGAGGCCGCGATGGAAGACCGCAAGAAGGCGGGGTATTTCTAA
- the cysK gene encoding cysteine synthase A, whose translation MSSLVFNDIVSTVGNTPLIKLNRIAAGLPGNVYVKAEFFNPLASVKDRIGRAMIEAGERDGKIKPGTVIVEPTSGNTGIALAFVAAQRGYKLILTMPETMSVERRVLLRMLGAEIVLTPGAEGMKGAIARANDILAQQGDKGFMPQQFENPANPEVHRRTTAEEIWAATGGKIDAFVAGVGTGGTITGVGEVIKARTKLHVVAVEPVTSPVLSGGQPGKHKIQGLAAGFVPKVLNRSILDEVITVADDDAFATSREAALKEGILGGISTGANIWAALQLAKRPEFAGKTIVTVAPSFGERYISTALAEKARQEVTS comes from the coding sequence ATGTCCTCACTCGTCTTTAACGATATCGTCTCCACCGTCGGCAATACCCCGCTCATCAAGCTGAACCGCATCGCGGCGGGCCTCCCAGGCAACGTCTACGTGAAGGCGGAGTTCTTCAACCCGCTGGCGAGCGTCAAGGACCGCATCGGCCGCGCCATGATCGAGGCCGGCGAGCGCGACGGGAAGATCAAGCCGGGCACCGTCATCGTCGAGCCGACCTCAGGCAACACGGGTATCGCACTGGCGTTCGTCGCGGCGCAGCGCGGCTATAAGTTGATCCTCACGATGCCCGAGACGATGTCGGTCGAGCGTCGTGTGCTCCTGCGCATGCTCGGCGCCGAGATCGTGCTGACACCCGGCGCGGAGGGGATGAAAGGCGCGATTGCGCGCGCGAACGACATCCTCGCGCAGCAGGGCGACAAGGGCTTCATGCCGCAGCAATTCGAGAATCCGGCGAACCCGGAGGTTCACCGTCGCACGACGGCCGAGGAGATTTGGGCTGCGACCGGCGGCAAGATCGACGCGTTCGTCGCGGGTGTCGGCACCGGCGGGACCATCACCGGCGTGGGCGAAGTGATTAAAGCGCGCACCAAGTTGCACGTCGTCGCCGTCGAGCCGGTCACAAGCCCGGTGCTTTCCGGCGGACAGCCGGGCAAGCACAAGATTCAGGGACTCGCCGCGGGTTTCGTGCCGAAGGTGCTGAACCGTTCGATCCTCGATGAAGTCATCACCGTCGCCGACGACGACGCGTTCGCGACGTCGCGCGAGGCGGCGTTGAAGGAAGGCATTCTCGGCGGCATCTCGACCGGTGCAAACATCTGGGCGGCGCTCCAGCTGGCGAAGCGACCGGAGTTCGCGGGGAAGACCATCGTCACGGTCGCTCCGAGCTTCGGCGAACGCTACATCTCCACCGCGCTGGCCGAGAAGGCGCGGCAGGAAGTCACGAGCTGA
- a CDS encoding sulfate adenylyltransferase has product MVSEASLSSSASAGVADRPTPAIDLLRFNTCGSVDDGKSTLIGRLLYDSKSLMDDQVEALERSADLTGGGRVNLANLTDGLRAEREQGITIDVAYRYFATPRRRFIVADTPGHVQYTRNMVTGASTANLSIVLVDARAGVIEQSRRHAAIAGLLRIPHLVVAVNKMDLVEWSEARFHEIRAEFEKFLPRLGIKDVKFIPLSALNGDNVVAPSPHTPWYPGPTLLAHLESVHIGSDHNLEEFRLPVQWVNRPNRPGDATLHDFRGVSGQIVGGIVRVGDKVLVLPAGVTTRVKRIHTLDGDLAEAFAPQSVTLVLEHDVDVSRGSMIVRTDALPGGGTDLRAQLCWMNPRALQRGRKLLLKHTTATTPAIVTELTHRLDLETLELRAGPTEFALNDLGEVRLRTAKPIFYDGYASNRLTGSFILIDPDTHATLGAGMLHAPTESVRAEFLDYTI; this is encoded by the coding sequence ATGGTTTCCGAAGCTTCTCTTTCCTCCTCCGCGTCCGCTGGTGTTGCCGATCGGCCCACGCCCGCGATCGACCTGCTCCGCTTCAACACCTGCGGCTCGGTCGACGACGGCAAGTCCACGCTCATCGGTCGTCTTCTCTACGACTCGAAGTCGCTGATGGACGACCAGGTCGAGGCGCTCGAGCGCTCCGCCGATCTCACGGGCGGCGGCCGCGTCAATCTCGCCAATCTCACCGACGGTCTCCGCGCGGAGCGTGAGCAAGGCATCACGATCGACGTCGCCTATCGCTACTTCGCCACGCCGCGCCGCCGCTTCATCGTCGCGGACACGCCGGGCCACGTTCAATACACGCGCAACATGGTCACCGGCGCGAGCACGGCGAATCTCTCGATCGTGCTGGTCGACGCGCGCGCCGGCGTGATCGAGCAGAGCCGACGCCATGCGGCGATCGCCGGACTCCTGCGCATTCCGCACCTCGTCGTGGCGGTGAACAAGATGGACCTCGTCGAGTGGAGCGAAGCGCGCTTCCACGAGATCCGCGCCGAGTTCGAGAAATTCCTGCCGCGCCTCGGCATCAAGGACGTGAAGTTCATTCCGCTGAGCGCGCTGAACGGCGACAACGTCGTCGCCCCGTCGCCGCACACGCCGTGGTATCCCGGCCCGACGTTGCTCGCCCACTTGGAGAGCGTGCACATCGGCAGCGATCACAACCTCGAGGAGTTCCGACTTCCCGTGCAGTGGGTCAACCGCCCGAATCGTCCCGGCGACGCGACGCTGCACGATTTCCGCGGCGTCAGCGGTCAGATCGTGGGCGGCATTGTTCGCGTCGGCGACAAAGTGCTCGTGCTGCCGGCGGGAGTGACGACGCGCGTGAAGCGCATTCACACGCTCGATGGTGATCTCGCCGAGGCGTTCGCGCCGCAGTCAGTCACGCTCGTGCTCGAACACGATGTGGACGTCTCGCGCGGCTCGATGATCGTGCGCACGGATGCGCTGCCCGGCGGCGGCACCGACTTGCGCGCGCAGCTTTGCTGGATGAACCCGCGTGCGTTGCAGCGTGGTCGCAAGCTGTTGCTCAAGCACACCACGGCGACGACGCCGGCGATCGTTACCGAGCTCACGCACCGCCTCGACCTCGAGACGCTCGAGTTGCGCGCGGGGCCGACGGAGTTCGCGCTGAACGACCTGGGCGAAGTGCGCCTGCGCACCGCGAAACCGATTTTCTACGACGGCTACGCGAGCAACCGGCTGACGGGTTCCTTCATTCTGATCGATCCCGATACGCACGCCACGCTCGGCGCGGGCATGTTGCACGCGCCGACCGAATCCGTGCGCGCGGAGTTCCTGGATTACACGATTTGA
- the thiL gene encoding thiamine-phosphate kinase — MRLFTPLRAESVVALGEQRLIVELRKWLGDASPKAPFGIGDDCAVVPSTGKQMLITTDPVIYGQHFDDAVPARAVGAKLLKRNLSDIAAMGGRPVAAVLSLALAADTSVAWLREFYLGIAATARQFRVKIVGGDITQGPTGFFGAFLTLHGEAAGQRVVTRSGALPGDRIYVTGTLGGSLLGHHYKFTPRLAEGAWLARRSEVCAMMDVSDGLAKDLDSLTPVGLAPAVCEPSVPISAAARKCAAQTKQTPLFHALGDGEDYELLIVVCYRADQKKFETAWKKRFPRVRLTQIGVFAKKENMPAGAVRLLDYSGYEHLR, encoded by the coding sequence ATGAGACTCTTCACGCCGCTCCGCGCCGAATCCGTCGTCGCCCTCGGCGAACAACGCCTGATCGTCGAGTTGCGCAAATGGCTGGGCGACGCCTCGCCGAAGGCACCGTTCGGCATCGGCGACGATTGCGCGGTCGTGCCGTCGACGGGCAAGCAAATGCTCATCACCACCGATCCGGTGATCTACGGCCAGCATTTCGACGACGCCGTGCCAGCGCGCGCGGTGGGCGCCAAGCTGCTCAAGCGCAACCTCAGCGACATCGCCGCGATGGGCGGCCGGCCGGTCGCGGCCGTGCTGTCACTCGCGCTCGCCGCCGACACCAGCGTCGCGTGGCTGCGCGAATTCTATCTCGGGATCGCGGCCACGGCGCGACAGTTCAGGGTGAAGATCGTCGGCGGCGACATCACGCAGGGGCCGACGGGATTTTTCGGGGCGTTCCTGACGCTGCACGGCGAAGCCGCGGGCCAGCGCGTCGTCACGCGCAGCGGCGCCCTGCCCGGCGACCGCATCTACGTCACCGGCACGCTCGGCGGCTCGCTACTGGGGCATCACTACAAGTTCACCCCGCGACTGGCCGAGGGTGCTTGGCTCGCGCGTCGCTCCGAGGTCTGTGCCATGATGGATGTGAGCGACGGCTTGGCGAAGGACCTCGATTCGCTCACGCCCGTAGGGCTCGCCCCGGCGGTCTGCGAACCGTCCGTCCCGATCAGCGCCGCAGCGCGAAAATGCGCCGCCCAGACGAAGCAGACGCCGCTTTTCCACGCGCTCGGCGACGGCGAGGACTACGAACTCCTGATCGTGGTCTGCTACCGCGCCGACCAAAAGAAATTCGAGACGGCGTGGAAGAAACGTTTCCCTCGCGTCCGTCTCACACAGATCGGCGTGTTCGCCAAGAAGGAGAACATGCCCGCCGGCGCCGTGCGCCTGCTCGACTACAGCGGCTATGAGCATCTCCGCTAG
- a CDS encoding DUF1669 domain-containing protein, whose protein sequence is MKIRALLASVLLCLVLVTVHAVDPQIYFSRSDPVASIIVREINSAKKSIHLLMYSFTDQEIADALVAATKRGVDVRIAFDRSQGEEKNSLSDELVEALGPKRVVYRYGKGRGIMHEKMAICDGLTVMLGSYNWTNNAKANNWENLIVLRDAKIAAECTAEFTRVWQSPEPKAPAEKKSGATETKGKTKTR, encoded by the coding sequence ATGAAAATCCGCGCGCTCCTTGCGAGTGTTCTGCTCTGTCTCGTGCTCGTCACGGTCCATGCCGTCGACCCGCAGATTTATTTCTCCCGCTCGGATCCGGTCGCCAGCATCATCGTCCGCGAGATCAACAGCGCGAAGAAGAGCATCCACCTGCTCATGTATTCGTTCACCGACCAGGAGATCGCCGACGCGCTCGTCGCGGCCACCAAACGCGGCGTCGATGTGCGCATCGCTTTCGACCGGTCGCAGGGCGAGGAGAAGAATTCCCTGAGCGACGAGCTGGTCGAGGCACTCGGCCCGAAGCGAGTCGTCTACCGCTACGGCAAGGGCCGCGGGATCATGCACGAGAAGATGGCGATCTGCGACGGACTCACCGTGATGCTCGGCAGCTACAACTGGACCAACAACGCCAAGGCGAACAATTGGGAGAACCTGATCGTCCTGCGCGACGCGAAGATCGCCGCCGAATGCACCGCGGAATTCACCCGCGTCTGGCAGAGCCCCGAGCCGAAGGCTCCCGCCGAGAAGAAGTCGGGCGCCACCGAGACGAAGGGCAAAACCAAGACGCGCTGA
- a CDS encoding dihydroorotase has protein sequence MSLLWIKNGRVIDPASKRDAVGDVFAIDGKIVASLSGAQKKQARVIDAKGLVVAPGLVDIHVHFREPGQTHKENILTGSRAAAAGGFTTVVCMPNTSPVIDNAGTLQLVNGAAAKAAVRVYPTACITTGMQGKQLAPHGTLKANGAVALTDDGLCVQSNELMRRAVEYAKMFDLCVLDHCQDDSLTEKAVMNEGTVSTRLGLKGWPHAAEDIIVARNIILSHYTGAHIHMQHISSAYSVELLRRAKKDGVRVTAEATPHHIALTDEALATYDTHFKMNPPLRTEADRQAIIAGLKDGTLDCIGTDHAPHSPDEKDREFDYAPNGIIGLETALAVTLDILVGEARFKLPYVIDLMTRRAANVLKLPAGTLAEGANADVCLFDPTEAWTYDATKGQSKSRNSPWHGKKLTGRVKTTIVGGKVVFADGAIVA, from the coding sequence ATGTCTCTCCTCTGGATCAAAAACGGCCGCGTCATCGATCCCGCCTCCAAGCGCGATGCTGTCGGCGACGTCTTCGCGATCGACGGCAAGATCGTCGCGTCCCTCTCCGGCGCGCAGAAGAAACAGGCGCGCGTCATCGACGCCAAGGGCCTCGTCGTCGCGCCCGGCCTCGTCGACATCCACGTCCATTTCCGCGAGCCCGGCCAGACGCACAAGGAAAACATCCTCACCGGCTCGCGCGCCGCGGCCGCCGGCGGCTTCACGACCGTCGTCTGCATGCCGAACACCTCGCCCGTGATCGACAACGCCGGCACGCTGCAACTCGTCAACGGCGCCGCCGCGAAGGCCGCCGTCCGCGTCTATCCGACCGCGTGCATCACCACCGGCATGCAGGGCAAGCAGCTCGCGCCGCACGGCACCCTCAAGGCCAACGGCGCCGTCGCACTCACCGACGACGGCCTTTGCGTCCAGTCGAACGAGCTCATGCGCCGCGCCGTCGAATACGCCAAGATGTTCGACCTCTGCGTGCTCGATCACTGCCAGGACGACTCGCTCACTGAGAAAGCCGTGATGAACGAGGGCACCGTCTCCACGCGCCTCGGCCTCAAGGGCTGGCCGCACGCCGCCGAGGACATCATCGTCGCCCGCAACATCATCCTCTCCCACTACACCGGCGCGCACATCCACATGCAGCACATCAGCTCGGCCTACTCCGTCGAGTTGCTCCGCCGCGCGAAGAAAGACGGCGTGCGCGTCACCGCCGAGGCCACGCCGCACCACATCGCCCTCACCGACGAGGCGCTCGCGACCTACGACACTCATTTCAAGATGAACCCGCCGCTCCGCACCGAGGCGGACCGCCAGGCCATCATCGCCGGCCTCAAGGACGGCACGCTCGACTGCATCGGCACCGACCACGCGCCGCACTCGCCCGACGAGAAGGACCGCGAGTTCGACTACGCGCCCAACGGCATCATCGGCCTCGAGACCGCGCTCGCCGTCACCCTCGACATCCTCGTCGGCGAAGCCCGTTTCAAGCTCCCTTACGTCATCGACCTGATGACCCGCCGCGCCGCCAACGTCCTGAAACTCCCCGCCGGCACGCTCGCCGAAGGCGCCAACGCCGACGTCTGCCTCTTCGATCCGACCGAGGCGTGGACCTACGACGCCACGAAGGGCCAGTCGAAGAGCCGCAACTCGCCGTGGCACGGCAAGAAGCTCACCGGCCGCGTGAAAACCACGATCGTCGGTGGCAAAGTCGTCTTCGCGGACGGCGCGATCGTCGCCTGA
- the tsaE gene encoding tRNA (adenosine(37)-N6)-threonylcarbamoyltransferase complex ATPase subunit type 1 TsaE, with the protein MSISARLRAGVTTPSADATRRLAAEFAATLPPDTTLALHGDMGVGKTTFVQGLAEGLGVHEHVTSPTFAIYSVYRGAGRTLVHMDAYRLERAAQVEELLLDEFLLSPWVLAIEWPEKIADWMPANALQLTLSIVEGDKHHVRLA; encoded by the coding sequence ATGAGCATCTCCGCTAGATTGCGCGCCGGTGTCACGACACCTTCGGCTGACGCGACGCGGCGGCTCGCTGCGGAGTTCGCCGCGACGTTGCCACCCGACACCACGCTGGCGCTGCACGGCGACATGGGCGTGGGCAAAACGACATTCGTCCAAGGCCTCGCCGAAGGCCTCGGCGTGCACGAGCACGTGACGAGTCCGACCTTTGCGATCTATTCCGTTTATCGCGGCGCCGGCCGCACGCTCGTGCACATGGATGCCTACCGCCTCGAGCGCGCTGCGCAGGTGGAGGAACTGCTGCTCGACGAATTTCTGCTCAGCCCATGGGTGCTGGCGATCGAGTGGCCGGAGAAAATCGCCGACTGGATGCCCGCGAACGCGCTGCAGCTCACGCTCTCCATCGTCGAGGGCGACAAGCACCACGTGCGGCTGGCGTGA
- a CDS encoding phosphoadenosine phosphosulfate reductase family protein: MSYSSSQIAQWNAELRSRTPLEIARWAIQHGAGRAIVSTNFRPYEAAILHLATQLQPDIRVLWVDHGYNRPATYRHAEELRARLKLNLHAFLPRVTVAHREALHGPVPDPADEVAMKAFSAQMKLEPFQRGMRELAPTVWLTALRRDQTANRAALDLIAWDENFQTLKVSPFFYWNDEQLEVYLREHGLPNEFDYYDPAKGDQKRECGLHAAWGKRALAEVGAEVASK, encoded by the coding sequence ATGTCCTATTCTTCCTCCCAAATCGCGCAGTGGAACGCCGAGCTCCGTTCGCGCACGCCGCTCGAAATCGCGCGCTGGGCGATCCAGCACGGCGCGGGTCGCGCGATCGTTTCGACGAATTTTCGGCCGTATGAAGCGGCGATCCTGCACCTCGCGACGCAACTGCAGCCCGACATTCGCGTCCTGTGGGTTGACCACGGCTACAACCGCCCGGCGACTTACCGCCACGCGGAGGAATTGCGCGCGAGACTGAAGCTCAACCTTCATGCTTTCCTCCCGCGCGTCACCGTCGCGCACCGCGAGGCGTTGCACGGTCCGGTGCCCGATCCGGCCGACGAGGTGGCGATGAAGGCCTTCAGCGCGCAGATGAAACTCGAGCCGTTCCAACGCGGCATGCGCGAGCTCGCGCCGACGGTTTGGCTCACCGCGTTGCGCCGCGATCAGACGGCGAACCGCGCTGCGCTCGATCTCATCGCGTGGGACGAGAACTTCCAGACGCTCAAGGTCAGCCCGTTCTTTTATTGGAACGACGAGCAGCTCGAAGTCTACCTGCGCGAGCACGGTCTGCCGAATGAGTTCGACTATTACGATCCGGCGAAGGGCGACCAGAAGCGCGAGTGCGGATTGCACGCCGCGTGGGGCAAACGCGCGTTGGCGGAGGTCGGTGCGGAGGTCGCGAGCAAATGA
- a CDS encoding dephospho-CoA kinase: MRRVAIIGNAGSGKSTLARHIAAECGASVLDLDTIAWEPGKPAAPRASDAAARDVRAFCAANTSWVIEGCYGDLVEAALDGTAELIFLNLSEADCVSQCRGRAWEPHKWKSKEAQDAHLDCLLDWVRAYYTRDGVMSLRGHRAIFDRYAGPKREITRPEFAR; this comes from the coding sequence ATGCGCCGCGTCGCAATAATCGGCAACGCAGGCTCCGGCAAATCCACGCTCGCGCGGCATATCGCCGCCGAGTGTGGCGCGTCCGTGCTCGATCTCGACACGATCGCGTGGGAGCCCGGCAAACCCGCCGCACCGCGCGCTTCCGACGCGGCCGCGCGCGACGTGCGAGCTTTCTGCGCCGCGAACACCTCATGGGTGATCGAGGGCTGCTACGGCGACTTGGTCGAGGCGGCGCTCGATGGGACCGCGGAACTCATTTTCCTGAACCTCAGTGAAGCGGACTGCGTGAGCCAATGCCGCGGTCGTGCGTGGGAGCCGCACAAGTGGAAGAGCAAGGAAGCACAGGACGCGCACCTCGACTGTCTGCTCGATTGGGTGCGCGCCTACTACACGCGTGACGGCGTGATGTCGCTGCGCGGGCACCGGGCGATTTTTGATCGTTACGCGGGACCGAAGCGTGAAATCACGCGGCCCGAGTTCGCCAGGTAG
- a CDS encoding CPBP family intramembrane metalloprotease, which yields MSLAPHQLVVAAFEIGLLLGGAWLLARALGVPEYRARLFDRSRLAHWELTGFEVTLLVLTIFFFGALGQQMAHRFFAETIKASSQRGGLEIVVYGVGFHGVALLAWPLFWLVRKLLHTNYGAPPPPVLESRHERFSKLIVHALSTVVIALPALALTSAAWNIVLRAVGLPDDPQDLLAVFSSVHSKPLLAGMLFVACVLAPINEELLFRGAIFRFCRQRFGRAPALLVSGVLFGALHGNWAGFVPLAVLGAALALAYERTGDLRVSMIAHGLFNLNTLLVVLSGLDT from the coding sequence ATGTCCCTCGCTCCGCACCAGCTCGTCGTCGCCGCCTTTGAGATCGGCCTGCTCCTGGGCGGCGCGTGGCTGCTCGCCCGCGCGCTTGGGGTGCCGGAATACCGGGCGCGTCTCTTCGATCGCAGCCGCCTCGCACACTGGGAACTCACGGGCTTCGAGGTCACGCTGCTCGTGCTCACGATCTTCTTTTTTGGCGCGCTCGGCCAGCAGATGGCCCACCGCTTCTTCGCCGAAACGATCAAAGCTTCGTCGCAGCGCGGCGGACTCGAGATCGTTGTCTACGGCGTCGGCTTTCACGGCGTCGCCTTGCTCGCCTGGCCCCTGTTCTGGCTCGTCCGCAAGCTGCTCCATACGAACTACGGCGCGCCGCCTCCGCCCGTGCTCGAATCGCGCCACGAACGTTTTTCCAAGCTGATCGTTCACGCGCTTTCGACCGTGGTCATCGCTCTGCCGGCCCTCGCGCTGACGAGCGCGGCATGGAACATCGTGCTCCGCGCGGTCGGCTTGCCCGACGATCCGCAGGACCTGCTCGCGGTCTTCAGTAGCGTGCACTCGAAGCCGCTGCTGGCCGGGATGCTGTTCGTCGCCTGCGTGCTCGCTCCGATCAATGAGGAGCTGCTCTTCCGCGGCGCGATTTTCCGTTTTTGCCGCCAGCGTTTCGGGCGCGCGCCCGCGCTGCTCGTCAGCGGCGTGCTCTTCGGCGCGCTGCACGGCAACTGGGCCGGGTTCGTCCCGCTCGCCGTGCTCGGCGCCGCCCTCGCGCTCGCCTACGAGCGGACCGGCGACCTTCGCGTGTCGATGATCGCGCATGGCCTGTTCAATCTGAACACCCTGCTCGTCGTCCTCTCGGGGCTCGACACATGA
- a CDS encoding serine acetyltransferase: MPPNALAQALLESYVRDGGINHLDGPNLPSQDSVARLARDFMHVLFPGYFEASSLKQAEVESWLTQQLAEIARNLRAEIEKALRFAGHADPAASAERATATTLARLPSIRRVIQTDVNAAYTGDPAARSFEEIILAYPSVLVVSLQRIAHVLYEEGVPLLPRMITEFAHERTGVDIHPGATIGTHFFIDHGTGVVIGETAVIGNHVKIYQGVTLGAKSFEVDANGQPIKGVKRHPQIDDHVTIYAHATILGGTTRIGAHSVVGANVWLLESIPANSIAYYQDTNLVVRQRRAKEAVLGGIEDFDWSI; encoded by the coding sequence ATGCCGCCGAACGCCCTCGCCCAAGCCCTGCTCGAGTCCTACGTCCGCGACGGCGGTATCAACCACCTCGACGGCCCCAACCTGCCCTCGCAGGACTCCGTCGCGCGGCTCGCCCGGGACTTCATGCACGTGCTTTTCCCGGGCTACTTCGAGGCCAGTTCGCTCAAACAAGCGGAGGTGGAGAGCTGGCTCACGCAGCAACTCGCCGAGATCGCCCGCAACCTCCGCGCGGAAATCGAAAAAGCCCTCCGCTTCGCCGGACACGCCGACCCCGCGGCGAGCGCCGAACGCGCGACCGCCACCACGCTGGCTCGGCTGCCTTCGATTCGCCGCGTCATCCAGACCGACGTGAACGCCGCCTACACCGGCGACCCCGCCGCGCGCAGTTTCGAGGAAATCATCCTCGCCTACCCTTCGGTGCTCGTCGTGTCGCTGCAGCGCATCGCCCACGTCCTCTATGAGGAAGGCGTGCCGCTGCTCCCACGCATGATCACGGAGTTCGCCCACGAGCGCACGGGCGTCGACATCCACCCCGGCGCGACGATCGGCACTCACTTCTTCATCGACCACGGCACCGGCGTCGTCATCGGCGAGACGGCCGTCATCGGCAACCACGTCAAAATCTACCAAGGCGTCACGCTCGGCGCGAAATCCTTCGAGGTCGACGCCAACGGCCAGCCGATCAAGGGCGTGAAACGCCACCCGCAGATCGACGACCACGTCACCATCTACGCGCACGCCACGATCCTCGGCGGCACGACGCGCATCGGCGCGCACTCCGTCGTCGGCGCGAACGTCTGGCTGCTCGAATCGATTCCCGCGAACAGCATCGCCTACTATCAGGATACCAACCTCGTCGTCCGCCAGCGCCGCGCGAAGGAAGCAGTCCTCGGCGGCATTGAGGATTTCGACTGGTCGATTTGA